The region CGTCGCCTTCATGACCCGGTTGAAGCAGGAAGCGGCCCGCCGCGAGGAAGATTTTTAGTTCTGACTTTTCTACGCGTCTTTGAAAGAGGCATGGCGCTGCCATGGGCGGTTTTGTCCCAATAATGCGGGCTGCGATAGAGCTCATAAAGTGCCTTGAGGGCGGCGATAGCCCCCAAAGTAAAATAGAGCGGCAGAGTGATGACCCAAGGCAGTAAATGCCGATGCCCGCGCTTTGATACTGCGATAGCTGAGGTGCAAAGGTTGAGCAGTTCCGACAGAATGAAGAGCGTGAAGATCGCTGTCATCAACGGGGGTGTCAGGCAATCGGTGACCGGGTGATGCAGCCCAAAGAAGCTCAACCAAAGCGACCAGAGAAGCGGGGCGAGGGCGAATTGCGAGAATGTGGCGAGGAAGATCGCCTGGACGCCGATGAACCGCATCAGCCCTAGGTCTTTTGCCAGGGTGCGCGGTCTGCGCATATGGACGCACCATGTAATGAGATACCCTTTGAGCCAACGCGACCTTTGCCGAACCCATGGCCAGAGGCGGCAGTTGGCCTCTTCATAGGTGGCGGTGGGCATAAGCTCGGTGACATAGCCGCGTCGCGCCAGTCTGAGGCCCAGATCAGCATCCTCGGTCACATTATGCGCGTCCCATGCGCCGAGGCGCTCAAGGATATCCCGCCGAAAAAACAGGGTCGTCCCACCCAAGGGGACGACCAGCCCCAGCCGGGCCACACCGGGCAGGACCATCCGCCACCAGGTGGCATATTCAATGGCGAAACAACGGGCTATCCAATTGCTGCGGCTGTTGTAGAAATCCAAAACCCCCTGCAGACAGGCGACGTTGTCGGGGGCGTCATGGAAGCGGGTCACGATCTGCTCGATTTGGTCCGGCTCCGGCGCATCCTCCGCATCCCAGACGCCGATGATACTGCCGCGGCAGAAGTCGAGCGCGTAGTTAAGGGCGCGGGGTTTGGTCTTCAGCGTCCCTGTATCAGGCACTTCGATAACGCTGATCCACGGCGGCAGAGGGGTGCGCGCAATCGTGTCGCGCGTGAGACTGTCGTTCGCCTCCAACACCAGAACCACTTCCAAAAGCGACTTTGGGTAGGTCAGCCGTGAAAGCCGGGCGATGAGCGCCTGCGCGATCTCTTTCTCACGCAGCAGGGGCACAAGTACAGAAACGCGGGGCAGGCGAAAACCTTTTAGATCTTTGATACTTGGTCGCGTCGGCGATGGGCGCGGACAGGTCAGAGACGCCCAAAGCGCCGCCGCCTTCAGGCCACTGGTTAAAAGCAAGGTGAGCGCAGCCCAGATCAGGGCGAGCGCAAGGAACATTGATGGATAGAGAACCAGCAGCGTCGTGAGAGCCATCAAAATACCGCCCGGCAGATACTGATGTTTTCCGCTGCCTGCGCCCCAGTTGCGACAGCTCTCGGCATCAGGCACGCGGCTTACTGCTTGATGCGCAAGGTCGGCCGCATAGAGCCTGCCGATCTGGGCCTGCACCTGTTGCGGGTCGGCGATGACAAGCATCAAGGTTTCCCCCCTCTCGCCCAAAGCATCGCAAAGCTGGGTAAAATCGCCCGGTCGCCCTGTGGCCACCAGCAGTCGGTCGCCAAGTTCCAACCAAGGAACCGCGCCGAACCTCAGGCAAAGGGCGAGGGGGATCTTTACTGAAAGGCGCGGGTCAGAGGGGCTGCGGATCAGATCCACAGGCTGCGCGCCATATTGCCGTGCGAGGGCCCTGACGATGTCTTCGGATGAGACCAACCCCTCGGCGGCCAGAACCTCACCCAAAGGGGTGTCGATCCGGCGTTGCAATTCGAGCCCATGCAGCAGATCAGCGGGCCCAATCGCACCTGCCGCAATCAGATGCTGACCCAGCCGCATCCGACCGGCGGGGGCAGCGGCCATACGCGGTGCTGGGAGTTTCAGACGAAGGTTGCTCATTCCGTGCCCCGTCGAGGTTCCGGAAGGAGACTGGCAGGCGACCGTTAATCGAGAGTTAACAGTCGCCTATGCAATCAAAGCATGTAGAAAATTTTAAGCGCTGCGGG is a window of Sulfitobacter sp. W027 DNA encoding:
- a CDS encoding glycosyltransferase family 2 protein — translated: MSNLRLKLPAPRMAAAPAGRMRLGQHLIAAGAIGPADLLHGLELQRRIDTPLGEVLAAEGLVSSEDIVRALARQYGAQPVDLIRSPSDPRLSVKIPLALCLRFGAVPWLELGDRLLVATGRPGDFTQLCDALGERGETLMLVIADPQQVQAQIGRLYAADLAHQAVSRVPDAESCRNWGAGSGKHQYLPGGILMALTTLLVLYPSMFLALALIWAALTLLLTSGLKAAALWASLTCPRPSPTRPSIKDLKGFRLPRVSVLVPLLREKEIAQALIARLSRLTYPKSLLEVVLVLEANDSLTRDTIARTPLPPWISVIEVPDTGTLKTKPRALNYALDFCRGSIIGVWDAEDAPEPDQIEQIVTRFHDAPDNVACLQGVLDFYNSRSNWIARCFAIEYATWWRMVLPGVARLGLVVPLGGTTLFFRRDILERLGAWDAHNVTEDADLGLRLARRGYVTELMPTATYEEANCRLWPWVRQRSRWLKGYLITWCVHMRRPRTLAKDLGLMRFIGVQAIFLATFSQFALAPLLWSLWLSFFGLHHPVTDCLTPPLMTAIFTLFILSELLNLCTSAIAVSKRGHRHLLPWVITLPLYFTLGAIAALKALYELYRSPHYWDKTAHGSAMPLSKTRRKVRTKNLPRGGPLPASTGS